A section of the Petrimonas sulfuriphila genome encodes:
- a CDS encoding sodium:alanine symporter family protein: MQQINDFLTTLHNYIGGNYWFIFLLLGTGTFFTVYLRFPQIRYFRHAIKIVKGKYDKSTDKGDTSHFQALATALSGTVGTGNIAGVALAVHLGGPAAIFWMLLTAFLGMCTKFVEVTLSHKYRDFDEKGMVAGGPMYYMKKRLNISIKNGYRIKTGYWMGGFFAVATVLSSFGSGSLPQINSISNSVFATFGIKHVITGAIMAFFLALIIIGGIKRIAKVTERLVPFMAIFYFVGALAVILFNYQNIIPSFASIFLDLFTGTAATGGFLGAGFAFAFNQGVNRGLFSNESGQGSAPIAHAAAKAHEPVSEGMVAILEPFIDTIIICFLTGLVLLSSGVWKEKLPNQFQKTDIEVLTAHYSENKPSDVSRLENHLNQTARLPLFSGKLDIKDGQLQENVSIIHARSLASEVVVLESGQPFTGRIDVVNGKVTTTPYNVTFRGNSLIHSAPLTTAAFSKSFFGDFGKYIVSIGLLLFAFSTSIAWSYYGDRAVTYLFGANYVLIYRIVFVIAFFFASFTDTTIIWNVSLLTVAFMAIPNLFGLLVLHREVKSTIKDYWKGFRQEYPDEKTPEK; this comes from the coding sequence ATGCAACAAATAAACGACTTCTTGACTACCCTGCATAACTACATCGGAGGAAACTACTGGTTTATTTTTCTCCTGTTGGGAACGGGTACCTTTTTTACTGTTTACCTCCGGTTTCCCCAGATCAGGTATTTCCGCCATGCCATTAAAATAGTAAAAGGCAAGTACGATAAATCAACAGACAAAGGAGACACCTCCCATTTTCAGGCACTGGCGACAGCATTATCCGGAACCGTGGGAACGGGAAACATTGCAGGAGTAGCTCTCGCCGTTCACCTGGGAGGGCCCGCCGCCATCTTCTGGATGCTGCTTACGGCTTTTCTTGGGATGTGTACGAAATTCGTGGAGGTAACGCTGTCTCATAAGTACCGTGATTTCGACGAAAAAGGCATGGTAGCCGGAGGCCCGATGTATTACATGAAAAAACGGCTTAACATTTCCATAAAAAACGGATACCGGATAAAAACCGGTTACTGGATGGGCGGCTTTTTTGCCGTAGCAACTGTCCTTTCATCCTTTGGATCGGGAAGTTTACCGCAGATAAACAGCATATCCAACTCCGTTTTCGCTACTTTCGGCATCAAGCACGTCATTACGGGAGCCATCATGGCTTTTTTCCTTGCCCTGATCATTATTGGTGGGATCAAACGGATTGCCAAGGTTACCGAACGGTTGGTTCCGTTTATGGCCATCTTTTACTTTGTGGGAGCATTAGCTGTTATCTTGTTTAATTACCAGAATATAATCCCCTCCTTCGCCTCTATCTTTCTTGACCTGTTCACGGGAACAGCTGCTACGGGAGGATTCTTAGGTGCGGGATTTGCTTTTGCTTTCAACCAGGGAGTAAACAGGGGGTTGTTTTCCAACGAATCCGGACAAGGCTCGGCACCCATTGCCCACGCTGCTGCCAAAGCGCATGAACCCGTTTCCGAAGGGATGGTGGCTATTCTGGAACCCTTTATCGACACGATCATTATATGTTTCTTGACGGGACTGGTATTGTTGTCATCTGGGGTGTGGAAAGAGAAACTGCCCAACCAGTTTCAGAAAACGGATATTGAAGTCTTGACAGCGCATTACAGTGAAAATAAACCGTCCGATGTCTCGCGTCTGGAGAATCACCTCAACCAGACAGCCAGACTTCCCCTTTTTAGCGGAAAGCTGGACATTAAAGACGGTCAGTTGCAGGAAAATGTATCCATCATCCATGCTCGTTCATTGGCCAGTGAGGTGGTGGTCCTGGAATCAGGGCAACCTTTCACGGGCCGGATCGATGTTGTAAATGGAAAAGTGACAACCACCCCCTATAATGTAACGTTCCGTGGGAACTCACTTATCCACAGTGCCCCGCTTACAACAGCCGCGTTCAGCAAGAGCTTCTTCGGCGATTTTGGAAAATACATCGTTTCTATCGGCTTGCTTTTGTTTGCCTTTTCCACGTCCATTGCCTGGTCGTATTACGGAGACAGGGCTGTAACTTATCTTTTCGGAGCCAATTATGTACTGATTTACCGCATAGTTTTCGTGATCGCCTTCTTTTTTGCGTCGTTTACCGATACTACTATCATCTGGAACGTGTCGCTACTCACGGTAGCGTTTATGGCCATTCCCAATCTTTTCGGCCTACTGGTGTTACACAGGGAAGTGAAATCAACAATAAAAGATTATTGGAAAGGATTCCGGCAAGAATATCCCGATGAAAAAACACCGGAAAAGTGA
- a CDS encoding RNA polymerase sigma-70 factor yields MNSFSSVQHFNNLFNEYYDRFIRFAWGYVKEKQVAEDFVSEAFTTYWENKEDLLPDTKPHAYILSIIKNKCINYLQHLQVRQRAEKEINAHAEWLLSTRINTLQACDPDFIFSDEIQKIVESTLNKLPQKTRQVFILNRYQGLSYKDIANQMDLSTKAIEFHMSKALAQLRFSLKDFIHLLLFLFYFQ; encoded by the coding sequence ATGAATTCTTTCTCTTCCGTACAACATTTCAATAATTTGTTTAACGAATATTATGATCGTTTTATTCGTTTCGCATGGGGATATGTAAAAGAGAAACAGGTTGCAGAAGATTTTGTATCGGAAGCTTTTACAACGTACTGGGAGAACAAGGAAGACCTTTTACCGGACACAAAGCCTCATGCTTACATTTTGTCTATAATTAAAAATAAATGCATCAATTATTTACAACACCTCCAGGTGCGTCAACGTGCCGAGAAAGAAATAAACGCTCACGCTGAATGGCTATTATCTACACGAATAAATACCTTACAGGCCTGCGATCCGGATTTCATTTTTTCAGACGAAATACAGAAAATTGTAGAATCCACCCTTAACAAATTACCCCAGAAAACACGCCAAGTATTTATTTTAAACCGATATCAGGGCTTATCCTACAAAGACATTGCCAACCAAATGGATTTGAGCACTAAAGCTATAGAATTTCATATGTCAAAAGCCTTGGCCCAACTTCGCTTTTCGTTAAAAGACTTCATTCACTTGTTGCTTTTTTTATTTTATTTTCAATAA
- a CDS encoding FecR family protein has protein sequence MNKELLYRFFEGNASVNEEKQIKQWLDASEANHRVFFQERKVYDAILLTTRGTSLKQKRKVLLSPWATGAAAAIALLLIVSGLYLLIGKDSTGPYNTLFVPPGQRINLILADNSNVWLNSNTEFRYPSSFSKKNRTVYLNGEAYFDVSKNEKKPFIVKTGQGDVRVTGTSFNVEAYSRFNSFETSLFEGGVEIYKNEVKLAALKPNEKAVLSNNGLLVVSKIEDTDEYLWRNGLIAFNNKQLEEILLSLEKYFDIKIQIDSKKLPQHTYTGKFRQSDGVDYALRVLQRSIRFTYERNEETGTIYIR, from the coding sequence GTGAACAAAGAACTTTTATACCGTTTCTTCGAGGGGAATGCTTCGGTTAATGAAGAAAAACAGATAAAGCAATGGCTTGATGCTTCTGAAGCCAATCATCGTGTATTCTTTCAAGAACGAAAAGTCTATGATGCAATCTTATTAACCACACGAGGGACCTCATTAAAACAAAAAAGGAAGGTCTTGCTGTCGCCATGGGCAACAGGAGCTGCAGCGGCTATAGCCCTGCTGCTCATCGTTAGCGGATTATACTTGCTCATCGGGAAAGATTCAACCGGACCGTACAACACCCTATTTGTACCGCCCGGCCAACGTATCAACCTCATCCTTGCCGATAATTCTAACGTATGGCTCAATTCGAATACCGAATTTCGCTATCCGTCCTCATTTTCAAAGAAAAACCGAACGGTATACCTGAACGGTGAAGCCTATTTCGATGTTAGCAAAAACGAAAAAAAACCGTTTATAGTAAAAACCGGCCAGGGGGATGTACGTGTTACCGGCACATCGTTTAATGTTGAAGCATACTCGCGATTCAATTCTTTCGAAACGAGTCTTTTTGAAGGAGGTGTGGAGATTTACAAAAATGAGGTTAAACTCGCGGCTTTAAAACCAAACGAAAAAGCAGTTCTGAGCAACAATGGATTATTAGTTGTGTCAAAAATAGAAGATACCGACGAATACCTCTGGAGAAACGGCCTGATCGCATTTAATAATAAACAGTTAGAAGAGATTCTTTTATCCCTCGAAAAATATTTCGATATAAAAATTCAAATCGATTCGAAAAAGTTACCGCAACACACATACACTGGAAAATTCCGTCAATCCGACGGTGTTGATTATGCATTGCGGGTGCTGCAAAGAAGCATCCGGTTCACTTACGAAAGAAACGAAGAAACAGGAACAATTTATATAAGATAA
- a CDS encoding DUF4884 domain-containing protein: MLIALTSVIYCCSSLYRLPVSTEIPVNNQSYQVDYLFEHDGCKVYRFYDRGQYVYFTNCQGEVTSIKNDSTAARVTNSVRITYDDYDKTRKN, from the coding sequence ATGTTGATTGCACTTACAAGTGTAATATATTGCTGTTCTTCGCTTTATCGTCTTCCTGTTTCTACGGAAATTCCCGTTAATAACCAGTCGTATCAGGTTGATTATTTGTTCGAGCACGATGGCTGTAAGGTTTATAGGTTTTACGACAGGGGGCAGTACGTGTATTTTACCAATTGCCAGGGAGAGGTGACAAGCATAAAAAACGATTCCACAGCTGCCAGAGTGACTAATTCGGTAAGGATTACATACGATGATTATGACAAAACACGAAAAAATTAA
- a CDS encoding DUF5009 domain-containing protein, with translation MEKQQPERLKSLDALRGFDMFWIMGAEEIFVLLGSLTGLPALQWWANQMTHVEWHGFHAYDMIFPLFLFIAGVSFPFSAKKRLSIDGGRKSLYRHVFKRGLLLVLIGVIYNNGLNFDVANMRYASVLGRIGLAWMFAALLFMNTKNARIRLLWLSGILISYWLLFVFFKAPDLGDPDHYSMRGNISSYIDRILLPGRFCCYEIGDNEGLLPTVAAIGTALLGMLTGEFLMTKLKPTKKVLYLATAAVLLMIVGQVWNLVFPINKNLWSSSFVCWVGGLSMLLLAIFYLVIDVWKFQKWAFFFVVIGMNPITIYLANRIIGWDSANRFFFGGLAGLLPEAWAPFIMAIGYVTIGWVFLYILYKKKVFLKV, from the coding sequence ATGGAGAAACAACAACCGGAAAGACTGAAATCATTGGATGCCCTTCGCGGGTTTGATATGTTCTGGATCATGGGTGCGGAGGAGATTTTTGTTTTGCTTGGATCGCTGACCGGCCTCCCTGCATTACAATGGTGGGCCAACCAAATGACACATGTGGAATGGCACGGATTTCATGCATACGATATGATTTTCCCGTTGTTTCTGTTTATTGCCGGGGTTTCTTTTCCGTTTTCGGCTAAGAAACGCTTGAGTATCGATGGGGGACGGAAGTCGCTTTACAGGCATGTCTTTAAAAGGGGATTGCTTTTGGTCTTGATCGGGGTTATTTACAACAACGGATTGAATTTTGATGTGGCAAATATGCGCTACGCGAGCGTGCTTGGCCGGATCGGGTTAGCCTGGATGTTTGCCGCACTGCTGTTTATGAACACTAAAAATGCGAGAATCCGGTTGCTGTGGCTTAGCGGGATCCTGATTTCCTATTGGTTGTTGTTTGTGTTTTTTAAAGCGCCCGACCTGGGGGATCCCGATCATTACTCCATGAGAGGAAATATTTCCAGTTATATCGACCGGATTTTATTGCCGGGTAGGTTTTGTTGTTATGAAATAGGAGACAACGAAGGGCTGTTGCCGACCGTTGCAGCTATTGGTACGGCGCTTCTGGGTATGCTTACCGGAGAGTTCTTGATGACTAAGCTGAAACCTACAAAGAAAGTATTATACCTTGCAACAGCAGCTGTTCTATTGATGATTGTAGGACAGGTATGGAACCTCGTTTTCCCTATTAACAAGAACCTGTGGTCAAGTTCATTCGTTTGCTGGGTAGGCGGATTGAGTATGCTGCTGCTCGCAATTTTCTACCTGGTTATCGATGTGTGGAAATTTCAGAAATGGGCGTTTTTCTTTGTAGTTATAGGGATGAACCCCATAACCATCTATCTGGCAAACCGGATAATAGGATGGGACAGTGCAAATAGATTTTTCTTTGGCGGGCTTGCCGGGCTGTTGCCCGAAGCATGGGCCCCGTTTATCATGGCTATCGGTTACGTGACTATCGGTTGGGTATTCTTATACATACTTTATAAAAAGAAAGTTTTTTTGAAGGTTTAA